One Selenomonadales bacterium genomic window, TTGCCCCTGCGGCATTTAGGAGTTGGAACAACTATCGGCAGCGGGCGTCAGTCCTGCGCGTACGCAATGACGAGCGCCAGGCCCTATCCACCGCCGAAGAGCGTGAGTTTAGGGAAGGCAACGCGCGTATGCGCGAGGTAATGCGTCGGCGCGGCGAGATTGCTCCGCTTAACATCGCACTTAATGTGTCCGAACTGCCTTTTCGCGTTGCCGCTGACGGCCATTACCGAGTGCGGGCCGTAGTGGAAAGGGGAGGGCGAAGTGCTGTTTGGGAAGGTGAAGTGCTGATTGTCGACATCGAGCCGGTAACTACCAATTCCACCTGGACCCCGGCAGACCTGCATCTGCACAGTACTTTTGCTTTAGATGGCATATTCACGCCTGGGGAGCTAGCATCAAGGCTGGCAAACAGGGGTTATTCAATCGGCTATATTACCGACGAGCCAGCAGGGCGGTATATAACCACTCAACCCATATTGCCAAGAATGAGCGGAACAGGGCGTCGGGGGACAGCAATAGAGTCAGGAACAAACGCCTGGCTGACAGCAACTTTTGGGAACGACCGTGTGCGTTATCTACCATATCTAGCAACATGGGAAGACTATCACGCTAGAGTCCGAGCAGCCTCGTCTGCGCAGATAGCAATGTTTCCCGGGGTTGAAATCGCTGCTTCTACAGCAAACCATACTCACACCGATCACAATGGACATGCCCTGGCCTATGGTATCCAAAACCTGGTTGGCATTGGCGGCGCATCAGGCTTTGAAATTTCAGGGCTAAGATACAGCTGGTTTGCACCCAACACTTTGCTCGAGAACATTAACAACAACAGGCTTGGGTGGTCCTCCGGAGGTATTGCGCATCCGGGCGCACAGCCGCCTTTAGGTTACCCGTGGAACATTTGGTCTCCCACGCTTTTTGCCCGTTACGACGGCTTTGAGTTAATGAGCGGGGCGCTGCAGACCAATTTTTCTCCAGGCTTTGGTCCTATGCAGAAATGGAGGGAAGAGATTGTTGCGCGTCTTAACGCAACCTTTGCGGGTAATGGCTTCCCCTCCGCTAGGACAGGCAGCGATTGGGCAGATGTTCTAAGCCAATTCACTAGCATCCCTTTCGTCACCCATATCGGGTTATCCCAGTGGTGGGGTGACATGACACAACTTGGGCAAGAGAACGTCGATGCGGCTTTGCGCGCGGGGCGAACAGTGGCCAGCCGTTTCGGCGGCCTAGCAATTCTAAGGCTCAGAGACGCGCAGGGTGTCCCACAGGAAATAGGCTCGCGGTTTACTATGCCGGTTCATGCCACGGTGAGCGGCGAGATTACACTGCGCGCGGCACGCACCGGGTTTTACCGGGTGAGAGTTATCGAAAACAGGAGTACGCGTACTGGGTTAGAGGACACAAGGCACGACTCTTGGCACACCGTCTCTTCTGGTCACTCCATAGTAGTACCTGTCAGCTTTAGCTTTAGCGGAGGACAACGTGCTTATCACGTGGTCGTAGAAGGCCAGGATCTAGAAGGACAAGGAGTAGCAATTGACACAATTTACACCAGCCCTATCTTTATCCGGCAGCCGTAACTTCTCTGCGGTATAGTAGCGCAATTGACTCACTCCTCTGGTGCCCGGGCCGATGGGCATAATCCATCGGCCCGGGATGCCTACTTGGCGAGGCGATGGGCACACTTATAGCTTGGTTCTTCTACCATGTACGCAAAAAGGAGGGGCACAGAGGAAATGACCCTCGAAAAGGTAAAGGCGTGGCTGAACTTGCGGGCGAGCTCTGTCAAGCGCATTGCGCACACTGAGCACAACATCGCCACGTGTACTATGGCAGCTACCTTGCTTGCGGGCATATGGATATTTGTGGCTGTTGGTGTCGGCATAGGTAGCATTTATGTCTACTGGGCTAGTGCTGTCGTTTTGCTTGTGCCGATAGTCTTGGCCATAGCAATAGGTACTTCTGATGGATATGCCTTGGCGTTCCTGCCCTACTTAGTGATAGTCGTACTGGATCTCTATATGAGAATACACATGTACATAGCAGGTCCGGGTAGGCCGGAGTACGTGTACCGAGTTGTGCTTGTCTTGTTCATTGTAATCTATATCGCACCATGGGTACTTATCGCTTGGTTACGCGGTCTCAAGGCGGAAACAAGACTCCAGGTTTACCGTTTCGTTTGCGCGCTGCAAATGCTGCTGCTGCTGGGTGCCGTCTACTACTTCACCTTTCAATACGAGGTGCGGCATTTGGCCGATCCGGTGGTCAGGGTGCGGAGCGTTAGGATTTGGGCTATGCCGCTTAGTGAGCCTCTAATAGAGGAAGATGCTGCCTATGTTGTCGACCGGAACAGGCGCCTTTACCGCGTTGACTTGGCTACGGCGCGGAAGCGGTTGGTGGTGCAACTTCCAAGGCTAACCCGCGCGGAGTTGGGGGTGCTTGCGGACGCAGATATCTACCCCTGGATGGACCCCTACGGCTCCCCTTGGGCAGGAAGACTGACCAGAACGGACGCCGGCGCGCTGCTGCTGCGCTACATGCACGACCGCAGCGTGAGGTTTGTGGAGGTTACGGTTAACGAAGAAACCGGAGAAGTCAAGTGGCAAGCGCACCGACTTGAAGAAGGTGTGCCCTTTGATGGCTGGCCACCGCCTCCCCTCCCTACTCCCGCCATACGTCGGCATGGACAAATATTGGCTACAGTAGGAGTAGTCGGTGCCAGGCCACGCGACGGACACAACATTTCTATTACAGGGGAAACTGTCCATACCACCCTTGCTTCCCTCGGAAGGTTTGAGTCTGCAGGGATTCATGCCAACTACGGCTGGGCTTTGGTTAGGGCACACCACAGGTGGTTCGAGCAGATAGGCAGGCTGTTGATTATATCGATTGAAGAGCGTTAGGGCGTTTTATGTTCCGCTTGCTTCATTTTTGTTTCAGGCTTTGCGACTTCCCGGCTTTATGATTGGAATGCCTTGCGCACAAAGTGGGCATTGTTCCGGCGTATACGTAGTGACCTTCATCGTTAGGAGAGCTTCAGTGCGGTAGTGGAGGTTAACCTGCCCTCCGCTCCTGTCAACCAATAAGCCCACACCCACGATGGTAGCGCCAGCCCCTTCGACTGCCGCCAATACTTCTTTGACAGAGCCGCCAGTCGTCACAATATCCTCGACCACCAGCACCCTATCAGTCGGCTCAATCACAAACCCACGCCTAAGCTGCAGGCGACCATCTTCGCGCTCGAGGAAAATCGAGCGTACTTTTAGTGCGCGCGCTACCTCGTAGGCAATGATGATGCCTCCGATAGCCGGGCCGACTACCAGTGAGATGCCGTCATCGCGAAAACGCCGCGCAATTTCTTGGCAGAGCACAGCCGTGTGTTCGGGATGTTCGAGCAGGCGAAACTTCTCTACATACAGCCCACTGTGCAAGCCCGAGGTCAGGCGAAAATGCCCCTCCATAAATGTGCCAGTAGTCTTAAACAACGCGGTGATTTGGTCTTGGTTAATCATCGCAGTATGCCCCTTTCTTTTGAAGCAAAAGGCTCCGTCCCTTTTGCTTTACCTTTTGCTTCACTTGTTTCGTGCGGCGCCTACGAGGTCCTGTATGTTGGCGACGCCTTGTTTGGACGCGTACTCCGCGAGACCTGTGGTGATCTCCGGGATGACCGCTGGGTTAAAGAAATTGGCAGTGCCCACGGCGACACACGTAGCTCCGGCCAAGATAAACTCTGCGGCATCCTGCCAGGTGCTAATGCCTCCCATGCCAATGATTGGGACCTTGACGGCTCCGGCCACCTGCCAGACCATGCGCAAGGCAATTGGCTTTATCGCCGGGCCGGAAAGCCCGCCAAAGATATTGTTCAGCACAGGGCGTCTAGCCTCGACGTCGATGGCCATAGAGAGCAGCGTATTGATGAGCGAAATGCAGTCAGCACCCTCTGCCTCGACACTTTGCGCTATCGAGGCAATATCTGTGACATTGGGCGATAGTTTTACCGTCAGCGGCAAGGAAGTTTGGCGACGTACGAGGCGTGTCACTCCGGCTGCCGTTTCGCAAGTTGCGCCAAAAGCCATGCCGCCTTGCTTGACATTAGGGCACGAGATATTGACTTCAAGCATGCTCACACCCGGCACCCCGTTAAGACGTGCGGCGAGCTCGGCGTATTCTTCGGCGGTATTGCCGGAGATGTTGACGATTACTGGCACACCCATGTCGCGCAAAAAAGGCAGTTCCTCCGCTATAAACCCTTCCACGCCAGGGTTTTCTAGGCCGATGGAGTTTATAAGTCCTGCTGGCGTTTCGCTTAGTCTGCGGCCGCTGTTGCCGTAGCGCGGCTTAAGCGTTATCCCCTTAACGACCACCGCGCCTAGCAGCCGCAAGTCGTAAAATGAGTCAAACTCGCGGCCGTAGCCGTAACAGCCAGACGCCGACAGTACTGGGCTACTCAGGGCTAAGCCGCAAAGCGCAACCTTAAGTCTCTCGCTCATAATTTGACCTCCTCCGCCCACATCACCGGGCCATCGGTGCAGACATGCCAGTAGCCGTCGCTGCCTGCACGCTCACACGTGCAACCTAGACACACCCCTAGGCCGCAGGCCATATGTTCTTCGAGGCTTAGTTGGAGAGGCAGCTTGGCTTCTTGGCAAATTTGCTTTACGGCACTTAGCATGCCGCGCGGGCCGCAAGCGTAAGCTAGGGCAAAACGTGCGCCTGTGTCGACGGTTGCTTGCAGCTGCTCGGTCACTAAGCCCCCGTGTTCGTAGCCTCTGTCTTCACTGCAACAGAGAACGTCCGCCCCAAGGGCCGCTAGTTCCGCTTGGTCAGCCAAATCGACAGCTAAGCGCGTGCCGTAGAGGATACTGACTGCAATTTCTCGGGCCAAAAGCCCAGCTGCCAAAGGATGAAACGGCGCGATGCCCATTCCCCCGGCGACAAGTAGCACGCGCTTCAAACTGGTTGGCCCCAGCGGACTGTCTTTTCCCGGTAGAACAAATCCTTTCCCCAGCGGCCCGAGCGCCGTGAGCTTGTCGCCAACCTTGACGCGGCGCAAAAGCTCCGTCCCTCTCCCCACCACGCGGTACAACACCGCAAATGTGCCGGCCTCTCTGTCGATGCGGTTAAAGCTAAAGGGGCGCGGCAGAAGGGGGTCGAAGCTGCCGGGTGCGCCGCACTTAACATTAACGAACTGCCCGGGAGCTGCTCCTAGAGCTATTTCCGGCGCAAAAAGCGTCGTACGAAAGATATTAGGCGATATCTCCTCCTGACGTATGACTGTGCATTGCGCAAACTTAGCGGCATCTCTACTTACTACGTTCTTACTCACCACGCGAGCTTGTTCACCTCCGCTAGTGCCTTGTTAATGGCTTCCCGTGAGGCAAGCGCGGCGGCGCGTGCGGCGTCACGGTAATCGCCGCCTTGCTTGTGATAGGCAAAAATAATTTCGCGCGCCGAATTTACCACGGCTCCCAAACCATCGGGGTTAAAGCAGGGCAAGACATCCCGCGCAGTCCCGCCTTGCGCACCGAACCCCGGCACCAAAAAGTAGTTGTGCGGCATGATGCGCCTGAGCCGTTCGGCTTCGGCGGGGAAGGTTGCGCCGACTACGGCGCCTACGGGCGAGTAGCCCCGCTCGTCAAGTTCTGTGCGGCCGAGTGCGTGGCACATTTCCCCTACTATTTCGTATACCTTTCGCCCGCCGCACTCTAGGTCTTGCAGCAGTGAGCCCCCGGGGTTAGACGTTTTCACCAGCACAAAGATTCCCCGCCCGAAAGTCTGGCAGCGCGTAAGCAGCGGCTCTAAGCTGTCTGGTCCGAGGTAGGGGTTTACCGTCAGGGCATCGGCGACAAAGGCACGCGCCTTCAGGTCGCTGATTGTCGTCTCGCCTAAATAGGCGTCGGCGTAGCTTTCGGCAGTGGAGCCGATGTCGGCGCGTTTGCCGTCAGCAATTACGAGGAGTCCTCGCTCACTTGCATACCTAGCGGTCGCCGCGAAGGCTTCCATGCCCGGCACGCCTAGTTGCTCGTAACAGGCGAGTTGCGGCTTTACGGCGGGGACAATCTCCGCGAGCGCGTCAATCAGGCCTTTGTTAAACTCGAGCGTAGCTTTAGCGGTCGCTTCCATTGTGTTTCCGAGCTCGGCGCGCCACTTGGCTGTAATTTCCCGTGGCAGAAGTGCGGGTCGAGGGTCTAATCCCACTATCAGGTGACACCTCTTAGCCAGAACAGCCTCCGCTAGGCGGAGAGAAAACGCTTTAGTCATGCACCACACCATCTTTCATCACAACTTGGCCTGCGACCATGGTCATTACCGGCCACCCCGTGAGACATCGGCCGCCAAAAGGAGTGTTTCTTCCGAGAGAGTAAAACGTGTCAGGCTCTACGGTGCGTGTGAGTTTAGGGTCAATCAGCGTAAAGTCGGCCGTGCCGCCCACCACCAGAGCTCCGACCGGCAGCCCAAAAATCCTGGCCGGGCGCGTGGAAAGCAGAGCCACTAATTCGGACAGTCCTAACACTCCCTTATCCACAAGTTCCGTCAGCAAGAGGGGCAGGGCAGTCTCAAGCCCGGCAATGCCAAAGGGAGCTTCCGCGTAGGGCAGGGCTTTTTCGTCTTTGTGGTGCGGAGCGTGGTCGGTGGCGATGCAGTCGATATAGCCTTCGCTAACAGCAGCCCGAAGCGCCAGAACGTCTTCCCATGCGCGCAGGGGAGGGTTCATTTTGGTGTTGGCGTCTGCCGCATCGACGTCACGGTCCGTCAACACAAGGTGGTGCGGCGTCACTTCGCAGGTTATGTCTAGCCCGCTGTCTTTAGCTTGCTGGATAAGGAGCATAGCGCCCTTGGTGCTGACGTGGGCGATATGGAGCTTGCCGCCTGTCGCGCGGGCGAGGGCAATGTCGCGCGCCACCATTGCTTCTTCGGCGGCCGCGGGGATACCGGGCAAGCCTAAAGCCTCGGCCCGCTTACCGGCATGCATCGCACCTCCTGCGGAGAGCGCTTTGTCCTCGCAGTGAGCAACTATGGCCAGGCCGTGGTCGCGCGTGTTATGCAAGGCTTCGTAAAAAAGGCGCGTGTTCGTCACCGGTTCTCCGTCATCGGAAAGCGCGACTGCGCCGGCTTCGCGCAGTTCCCGGTGCGGTGAGAGTGTTGCTCCTTTCTGTGCAAGCGTCACGGCAGCAAGCGGATAGCAGCGTACGGCAGCTTTTTTGGCTAATTCGCGCGCTTGTTGCACTAAGGCCACGCTGTCAACGGGCGGAAAGGTGTTAGGCATGGCGCAAACAGCGGTAAACCCACCTGCGGCTGCGGCTCGGCACCCGGTCTGTATAGTCTCTTTATGTGTTCTGCCCGGTTCCCTCAAATGCACGTGTAAGTCGACAAAACCGGGCACCAGCACTTTGCCGTCGCCTTGAATGACTTCGACCCCGTTAAAGTTAAGATTTGTCCCTACCGCGGCGACTCGCCCGTCTACCACAAGCACATCGGCTACCTTGTCTATGTCGTGTGCCGGGTCAAGCAAGCGGGCGCCGGTAATGACAGTTGGCATGGCTTCACCCCCATGAAAATAGGCTTCCCTGCCGGAGCGCAGGAAAGCCGTGTAGCCCAAACGTATTGCGGGCGACTTCCTTCCTAGCCTCTCCGGGCGCGGTTAAAGGAGTTCGTGTACCGAGTAAACACTACCGCAGCCGCAAGCGGATGTCAAGCGACCCCTTGACACCTCGCCGCAAAAGGTATAGTTTATCTACAGAAGCGCCTTTAATTCCGCCGCACGCGTTGCGGCATAGCCCTGTGAGGCTGGGAAGGCAAGCGGTGTTAGCTATGCCCTCCCATGTTCCGGGGAGGGCCTTTTGCTGTGCCAAAGAGTGTTTGGGACTCTGCCACAGGAGAAGCTACGGTAAGGAAGGGGAATTTTCATGCAGCTTACGGGTAGACACTTGATTAGCCCTAACGACCTGACGCTAGACGAAATTAACGCTATACTTGTTCTGGCCCACGACATGCGGCAGAATCGCCGCGCTTATGCTGAGGCCTGCCGCGGCAGTATCTTAGGCACACTCTTTTACGAGCCTAGCACGCGCACTAAGCTTAGCTTTGAATCAGCCATGCTTAGGCTCGGTGGACAAGTCTTAGGCTTTGCCGACGCCAACACTTCCGCGGTAGCTAAGGGCGAATCGATTGCTGACACCGTGCGCGTGCTTGACGCCTATGCCGATGTCCTAGTCATGCGCCATCCCAAGGAAGGTGCGCCCAAGCTTGCTTCGCTCTACTCGCGCGTGCCGGTCATTAATGGCGGCGACGGCGGCCACCAACACCCGACGCAAACATTGACCGACCTCCTGACAATTGACACCTACAAGGGGCGCATTACTGGACTGCGCGTAGCTTTTTGCGGCGACCTAAAGTTTGGCCGCACGGTTCATTCCCTCATCGAGACACTGGCACGCTATCCCGGATGTGAGTTTTACCTCGTCAGCCCAGAGGAACTAGTTCTGCCTGAGCGCCTAAAACAGCACCTTGAGCGCACTTTTAACTGCTCACTAACCGAGTGCCGCCGCCTAGAAGAAGCCTTGCCGCACGTAGATGTCCTGTATATGACGCGGATTCAGCGCGAACGCTTCTTCAACGAAGCGGATTACCAGCGCCTAAAGAACAGCTACATCCTCGATGCCGAGAAGATGCGCCTTGCCAAGCCGGATATGATCGTGATGCATCCCTTGCCGCGCGTCAATGAAATTGCCTATGAAGTAGACCAAGACGAAAGAGCCGTTTACTTCCCGCAGGCCGAGCTAGGCGTGTATGTGCGGATGTCGTTAATCTCACACTTATTGGGGGTGAACAACTAATGGAGGTAACAGCAATTAAGGCGGGCATCGTCATTGACCATATCGCCGCGGGGAAAGGGCTGCATATCTTTAATAAGCTCAACTTAGCTGCCTTAGGTTTTCCCGTCGTCCTCCTAATGAACGTTTCAAGCAAGCGCATGGGCAAGAAGGACATTATTAAAATCGAGAACTTCACCGCAGTCGACACCGCCATGCTCGGCCTCATAGACCCGACGCTTACGGTGAATGTAATTGAGAACTGCGGCGTCGCAAGAAAAGTACGCGTGAGCACCCCGGCCGTAGTCAAAGGGCTGTTTGCGTGCAACAACCCCCGCTGCGTCGCTAACGCCGACCCAAACGTCATCCCCACTTTCCACCTGCACGACGAGAAAGCGCGCAGTTATGTCTGTGAATACTGCGAAGAACTGACGCGCGTGTAGAGAAGGAGTGCAAGTAAGTGCTCATCGATACAGCACAACTGGTGCAAGCTATGCCACGGCGTCATTCCACTCGCCGCTTCGCGGGGCAGGTCATCGAGGCTAGTCTACTTAATGCCTTGCTGCAGCCTGCAAACCTGCGTACGCTCGGCCTAGTCGATTGCCGCTCCGTGTTGCTGTGCGACTCGGCTGGTTTTGACGCTGTTTTTACCGGCATTGTGGGCAGTTACGGCAAGATTTGCCGCGCAACGGCAGTCTTGGCGTTGCTCGTACCGGCTGATAGCGACAACCGCGGGCAATTAGAGGCGGGATACCTTGGCGAGCAGTATGTGCTTCGCGCAACTCACCTCGGATTAGCATCGTGCTGGGTGGGAGGGACTTTTAACTTCAAGTCTCTGATTAAGCGCTTCGCCCTCAGCCCGGACGAAGCTGTCGTCAGCGTCATTGCGCTTGGGTTTGCCGGGGCAAGCCATGACTCCGTCGGTAGGCTGCTTCACGCTGTCGTCCGGCGCAAGAAACTTGCACAAATCGCAACACCGGCCCTACTACAAGGACCGCCTTGGCTGCGCGCGTCGCTAGAGGCTGTGCGCATCGCTCCCTCGGCCGTTAACCTGCAGCCCTGGCACTTTTCCGGCACAAAGGAGCAGGTCGTGCTTAAACCGACTCGCAAAACTGCTTTTGCTTACATTGACCTTGGCATTGCTATGCTGCACTTTGCTCTCGCCGCCGAGCACGCGGGGCAAACTGGCACATGGGCAATAGAACCAGATGGCTTTGTGTTTGTCGCGACAGAAAATACCCTGTCAGTGTGATTTCGGTCACATTTTTCTGCGTACAGCCGCGATAAAATTAGCGCAGAAACCTTGAAAGGGGATTTTAGAGATGCCAGTACGCAAAATCATCAAGATAGACGAAGAGCTTTGTAACGGTTGTGGTCAGTGTGTGCCCGGTTGTGCTGAAGGTGCGCTACAGATTGTTGACGGCAAAGCAAAGTTAGTTAAAGAACAATACTGTGACGGCCTGGGCGCGTGTCTAGGCGAATGCCCAACCGGAGCGCTCACAATCGAGGAGCGCGAGTCAGACGCTTACGACGAAGCTGCTACCAACGAATGGCTAAAGAGCATCGGGCGCCCGACCGTCGGCGGAGCACATCACGCTGCGGAGGCCAAGCAGCACGCGCCGGCGCATCAACCCGATTTGCCGTGTGGCTGCCCCGGCACAGCCATGAAGTCCTTTGGGAAGCGCCAAGCAGAACAGCCAGTTAACGCGCCTGCGAGTGCCGGTCGTTCTGAACTTACCCAGTGGCCCATACAGCTTATGCTGGTGCCGCCGAGTGCTCCGTTTCTGCGCGAGGCTGACCTTCTACTCGCTGCCGACTGCGTGCCATTTGCTTATCCCGATTTTCACAGAAAGATGCTTAAGGGACGCGCGTTGCTTATTGCTTGCCCGAAGCTCGACAACGCCGAGCTCTATGTAGAGAAGCTTGCCGCAATGATTCGGCAGAATGACTTCCGCAGTATTACCATTGCCCATATGGAAGTGCCTTGCTGCTTTGGGCTTGGCCGCATCGTAAACGAAGCCATCAAGCGTGCCGGTGTAAAAGTGCCCGTGATGAGCATTAACGTCGGCGTGGAAGGCGAGCTAAAGTAGTATTGCGTGTAAAACAAACTCACGGCTTAAGCCTTGCGGCGAGCCGCGAGTTTTTCTTTTGCGAGCAGGGAAACGGCCGAGTTTGTCGAATAGGTTATGAGTAGGGCAATAGAGCTGCCTTTGGTTCGATTCCCTGCTATTATGTGTGAGGAGCTGTATGTATGGGCAGACAAGAGCGCAGGCGTCGCCTGCGGAAAGAGAAACCTTCATTACCGTGGGATTTGATTATTGCAGCGGTTGTGCTGGTGGTGTTCATCGGCATCGCGGTATGGTCATACTTCTTCCCATTAATTACCGCGCAGTCCTACGCTGAAGGTAGCCCCCGCGTGCATCGACACATGATTAGTCGCGCCGTGCGTTGGCTTGAAGCAAAACCGGTACTTGAGGTCGTGTATAGCTACACTGATGAAAAGAATCAGGTCACGCAGTTCCACGTTAGGGAAGAAGGCTCCAAGATTACGCTTACCGACCCGCGCACGAAAGAAGCTAAGGAGCATGCCCCGGATACAGTGCCTGACACTTACGTTACTATTGCCGCGAAGCTTGCGCAGCTCAGGCAGGCCTTGCGCGACCCCGACTTTGTTCCCTCGCACCAAGAGCCAGAGCCCGGTGGGCACCAGATTCTGCGGCTCACTAAGCAGGTTGGTCAAGACGTAACGGAAGGTTTCCTGCTGCATTTTATGCCTGACCACAATATCGACGCGATACATTACTTCCGGCGTGTAGCCGACAACGTCTACATCCAGCGTTTCTACAGCGGGTTTATCACCGGTATTCCTGCGGCCGGAACCCAACCATAAGAAGTGAGGCTGTCCCGTGCAAACGGGGCAGTTTTTGCATTTCCGGCGCACAGTGGGACGAGGGGTTGCTGGCTCCTAGCTCTTGGCTCCTTGTAGAGGGAAGTGCCCAGTGCCCAGTGCCCAGTGCCCAGTGGAGTGGTGTCGCAGCGTTGCCGGTTCCTCTTTAACCTATCCACTTTTCACCTTTACACCCGCCAAGCTGAGTGCTGAGTGCTGAGTGCCCAAAATTCTACTAGGAGCCGAGAGCCGACAGCCGACAGCCCCCTCATCGCTCACAGCCCGTTCCCCTAGCGGCCAGCGGCTCCCACAAGCGGCACTACTCATGATAAAAAAAGGACAAGCGACATTTGTCATGA contains:
- the pyrB gene encoding aspartate carbamoyltransferase, which codes for MQLTGRHLISPNDLTLDEINAILVLAHDMRQNRRAYAEACRGSILGTLFYEPSTRTKLSFESAMLRLGGQVLGFADANTSAVAKGESIADTVRVLDAYADVLVMRHPKEGAPKLASLYSRVPVINGGDGGHQHPTQTLTDLLTIDTYKGRITGLRVAFCGDLKFGRTVHSLIETLARYPGCEFYLVSPEELVLPERLKQHLERTFNCSLTECRRLEEALPHVDVLYMTRIQRERFFNEADYQRLKNSYILDAEKMRLAKPDMIVMHPLPRVNEIAYEVDQDERAVYFPQAELGVYVRMSLISHLLGVNN
- a CDS encoding nitroreductase family protein, giving the protein MLIDTAQLVQAMPRRHSTRRFAGQVIEASLLNALLQPANLRTLGLVDCRSVLLCDSAGFDAVFTGIVGSYGKICRATAVLALLVPADSDNRGQLEAGYLGEQYVLRATHLGLASCWVGGTFNFKSLIKRFALSPDEAVVSVIALGFAGASHDSVGRLLHAVVRRKKLAQIATPALLQGPPWLRASLEAVRIAPSAVNLQPWHFSGTKEQVVLKPTRKTAFAYIDLGIAMLHFALAAEHAGQTGTWAIEPDGFVFVATENTLSV
- a CDS encoding aspartate carbamoyltransferase regulatory subunit, with product MEVTAIKAGIVIDHIAAGKGLHIFNKLNLAALGFPVVLLMNVSSKRMGKKDIIKIENFTAVDTAMLGLIDPTLTVNVIENCGVARKVRVSTPAVVKGLFACNNPRCVANADPNVIPTFHLHDEKARSYVCEYCEELTRV
- a CDS encoding dihydroorotate dehydrogenase electron transfer subunit, with amino-acid sequence MVSKNVVSRDAAKFAQCTVIRQEEISPNIFRTTLFAPEIALGAAPGQFVNVKCGAPGSFDPLLPRPFSFNRIDREAGTFAVLYRVVGRGTELLRRVKVGDKLTALGPLGKGFVLPGKDSPLGPTSLKRVLLVAGGMGIAPFHPLAAGLLAREIAVSILYGTRLAVDLADQAELAALGADVLCCSEDRGYEHGGLVTEQLQATVDTGARFALAYACGPRGMLSAVKQICQEAKLPLQLSLEEHMACGLGVCLGCTCERAGSDGYWHVCTDGPVMWAEEVKL
- a CDS encoding dihydroorotate dehydrogenase yields the protein MSERLKVALCGLALSSPVLSASGCYGYGREFDSFYDLRLLGAVVVKGITLKPRYGNSGRRLSETPAGLINSIGLENPGVEGFIAEELPFLRDMGVPVIVNISGNTAEEYAELAARLNGVPGVSMLEVNISCPNVKQGGMAFGATCETAAGVTRLVRRQTSLPLTVKLSPNVTDIASIAQSVEAEGADCISLINTLLSMAIDVEARRPVLNNIFGGLSGPAIKPIALRMVWQVAGAVKVPIIGMGGISTWQDAAEFILAGATCVAVGTANFFNPAVIPEITTGLAEYASKQGVANIQDLVGAARNK
- the pyrF gene encoding orotidine-5'-phosphate decarboxylase, whose translation is MTKAFSLRLAEAVLAKRCHLIVGLDPRPALLPREITAKWRAELGNTMEATAKATLEFNKGLIDALAEIVPAVKPQLACYEQLGVPGMEAFAATARYASERGLLVIADGKRADIGSTAESYADAYLGETTISDLKARAFVADALTVNPYLGPDSLEPLLTRCQTFGRGIFVLVKTSNPGGSLLQDLECGGRKVYEIVGEMCHALGRTELDERGYSPVGAVVGATFPAEAERLRRIMPHNYFLVPGFGAQGGTARDVLPCFNPDGLGAVVNSAREIIFAYHKQGGDYRDAARAAALASREAINKALAEVNKLAW
- a CDS encoding 4Fe-4S binding protein, yielding MPVRKIIKIDEELCNGCGQCVPGCAEGALQIVDGKAKLVKEQYCDGLGACLGECPTGALTIEERESDAYDEAATNEWLKSIGRPTVGGAHHAAEAKQHAPAHQPDLPCGCPGTAMKSFGKRQAEQPVNAPASAGRSELTQWPIQLMLVPPSAPFLREADLLLAADCVPFAYPDFHRKMLKGRALLIACPKLDNAELYVEKLAAMIRQNDFRSITIAHMEVPCCFGLGRIVNEAIKRAGVKVPVMSINVGVEGELK
- the pyrE gene encoding orotate phosphoribosyltransferase, with translation MINQDQITALFKTTGTFMEGHFRLTSGLHSGLYVEKFRLLEHPEHTAVLCQEIARRFRDDGISLVVGPAIGGIIIAYEVARALKVRSIFLEREDGRLQLRRGFVIEPTDRVLVVEDIVTTGGSVKEVLAAVEGAGATIVGVGLLVDRSGGQVNLHYRTEALLTMKVTTYTPEQCPLCAQGIPIIKPGSRKA
- a CDS encoding dihydroorotase, with the translated sequence MPTVITGARLLDPAHDIDKVADVLVVDGRVAAVGTNLNFNGVEVIQGDGKVLVPGFVDLHVHLREPGRTHKETIQTGCRAAAAGGFTAVCAMPNTFPPVDSVALVQQARELAKKAAVRCYPLAAVTLAQKGATLSPHRELREAGAVALSDDGEPVTNTRLFYEALHNTRDHGLAIVAHCEDKALSAGGAMHAGKRAEALGLPGIPAAAEEAMVARDIALARATGGKLHIAHVSTKGAMLLIQQAKDSGLDITCEVTPHHLVLTDRDVDAADANTKMNPPLRAWEDVLALRAAVSEGYIDCIATDHAPHHKDEKALPYAEAPFGIAGLETALPLLLTELVDKGVLGLSELVALLSTRPARIFGLPVGALVVGGTADFTLIDPKLTRTVEPDTFYSLGRNTPFGGRCLTGWPVMTMVAGQVVMKDGVVHD